In Zobellia roscoffensis, the following are encoded in one genomic region:
- a CDS encoding SDR family oxidoreductase, with the protein MNITDKVIIITGASSGIGEATALKLSSEGAKVVLTARREERLEELKEKIESNGGTAMIVTGDVTKKSDYENLVKKTLSEYKTIDALINNAGLMPLSYVEKLKTDEWEKMVDVNIKGVLNGVAAVLPTMIENKGGNIINISSSAARNYFPGGAVYCATKSAVKMFSEGLRQELAPKYGINVTSIEPGAVSTELTDTITDEDIKEMFKEMQKMTFLEAEDIAEAIYYTLVQPARANINDVYIMPTDQQK; encoded by the coding sequence ATGAATATAACCGATAAAGTAATTATAATAACAGGAGCATCAAGTGGAATAGGCGAAGCAACGGCCTTAAAATTATCCAGTGAAGGCGCCAAAGTGGTGCTAACCGCCAGAAGAGAAGAAAGGCTAGAGGAGCTAAAGGAAAAAATTGAAAGTAACGGAGGTACAGCTATGATTGTTACTGGTGACGTTACTAAAAAATCCGATTACGAAAATCTTGTCAAAAAAACACTTTCCGAATATAAAACTATAGATGCCCTTATCAATAATGCGGGTCTAATGCCATTGTCCTACGTGGAAAAATTAAAGACAGATGAGTGGGAAAAGATGGTTGATGTAAATATTAAAGGTGTCTTGAACGGAGTAGCAGCAGTACTTCCTACCATGATTGAAAACAAGGGTGGTAATATTATCAACATATCTTCAAGTGCGGCACGTAATTATTTCCCCGGAGGTGCGGTATACTGTGCAACCAAATCTGCTGTAAAGATGTTTTCTGAAGGTTTACGCCAAGAACTTGCTCCAAAATACGGTATCAACGTTACTTCAATTGAACCGGGAGCCGTTTCTACCGAACTCACGGACACGATAACCGACGAGGATATAAAAGAAATGTTCAAAGAAATGCAAAAAATGACGTTTCTAGAAGCTGAAGATATTGCCGAGGCTATTTATTACACCTTGGTTCAGCCAGCTAGAGCAAACATTAATGATGTTTACATCATGCCCACCGACCAACAGAAATAA
- a CDS encoding DUF7218 family protein → MDIPSVKNENQYEALRDKGYSKEKSARIANTPNSGKKGGKSKPYEEWTKEQLYEQAKSVGIDGRSTMDKAELIHALRNN, encoded by the coding sequence ATGGATATTCCCAGCGTAAAAAATGAGAATCAGTATGAAGCCCTGAGAGATAAAGGTTACAGCAAGGAAAAATCGGCCCGGATTGCCAACACGCCAAATAGTGGTAAAAAGGGCGGAAAATCAAAGCCGTATGAAGAGTGGACGAAAGAACAACTTTACGAGCAAGCTAAAAGCGTTGGTATTGATGGTCGCTCAACGATGGATAAGGCCGAACTGATTCATGCCTTACGGAATAATTAA
- a CDS encoding mechanosensitive ion channel family protein, giving the protein MESKFSIEDAISKLWSKLDGWLDAIILKLPNIVMAILIMVLFYFIARGVRKLLQKFLLNRISQQSIQDIIARFVFLAVVLIGFFVALGVLELDKVLTSILAGAGVVGLAVGLALQGTLSNTFGGLILSFMPKINIDDFIESDGIKGFVSEISLRNIVVRQPDNNYVVIPNSKFIDGSFKNYSLTDRSRIVVSCGVGYESDLQSVEDLVVKIIGENFPQNKNEKVEFFFTEFGDSSINFMVRFWIDMKGALQEHAARHGAVKLIKSHFDAQDINIPFPIRTLDFGKNTLNMNTISSGEQS; this is encoded by the coding sequence ATGGAAAGTAAATTTTCAATAGAAGACGCAATAAGCAAATTATGGAGCAAGTTAGACGGATGGCTAGATGCCATTATTCTAAAGCTCCCAAACATTGTAATGGCTATTCTTATAATGGTCTTATTTTATTTTATCGCAAGAGGTGTTCGCAAGCTATTGCAGAAATTTTTACTTAACCGTATTAGTCAGCAATCCATTCAAGATATAATTGCCAGATTTGTATTTCTCGCGGTGGTTTTAATCGGGTTTTTCGTGGCATTAGGAGTGCTTGAGCTAGACAAAGTACTTACTAGTATTCTTGCGGGTGCCGGGGTAGTTGGTCTAGCTGTAGGACTTGCTTTACAAGGTACATTGAGTAATACCTTTGGCGGACTTATTCTTTCTTTTATGCCTAAAATTAATATTGATGACTTTATTGAAAGTGATGGCATCAAAGGTTTTGTATCAGAAATTAGTCTTCGGAACATTGTTGTTCGTCAACCGGATAATAACTACGTAGTTATTCCTAATTCAAAATTTATTGATGGCTCCTTTAAAAACTATTCACTAACAGACCGAAGCCGTATTGTCGTAAGTTGCGGTGTAGGTTATGAAAGTGACTTACAATCCGTAGAAGATTTAGTGGTAAAAATTATTGGAGAAAACTTTCCCCAGAATAAAAACGAAAAGGTTGAATTTTTCTTCACAGAGTTTGGTGATAGTTCCATCAATTTTATGGTCCGTTTTTGGATTGATATGAAGGGTGCGCTACAGGAACACGCTGCCAGACATGGCGCCGTAAAACTGATTAAATCTCATTTTGATGCTCAGGATATTAATATTCCGTTCCCAATCCGAACATTGGATTTTGGAAAGAACACTTTAAACATGAATACTATTTCAAGTGGAGAGCAGTCCTAA
- a CDS encoding AI-2E family transporter, with the protein MKTIHPKVIRQLFVLLLIVCIGGLIFKEMAPYFSGVLGAITLYVLLKKPMAKLVNRGWKPDLAAALLMFASVIIILIPVSGAVLMLGNKVSQAVNNSEKVTKAVKSQLESVESYVGYDLSSSIDVSAVSGWFSKNLQGFAGSTFTSVIAIGIMYFFLYFMLTNRKEMRESLFEYIPISTDNLKTIGSKIRRMVRANALGIPLVAIAQGIVALIGFLIFGIENPFFWSVIVAIGSMIPFVGNMLGTLPVFVLTLSAGDTFQAWGILLYGIVVVGSTDNIIRLYILKKLDDVHPLITMIGVLIGIPLFGFIGLIFGPLFVSLFLIIVQIYKDEYGKESSHSI; encoded by the coding sequence ATGAAAACCATCCATCCCAAAGTTATTCGTCAACTTTTTGTTTTATTGCTGATTGTCTGTATAGGCGGACTTATATTTAAAGAAATGGCTCCTTACTTTTCAGGTGTTTTAGGAGCCATTACTTTGTACGTATTACTAAAAAAACCAATGGCTAAATTGGTTAATAGAGGATGGAAACCAGACCTTGCAGCAGCTCTATTGATGTTTGCTTCGGTCATAATTATTCTAATACCGGTTTCGGGAGCAGTGTTGATGTTGGGGAACAAAGTGAGTCAAGCGGTAAATAACTCTGAGAAAGTTACAAAAGCCGTAAAATCACAACTAGAGAGTGTAGAAAGCTATGTTGGGTACGACTTGTCTTCCTCCATAGATGTATCCGCAGTTTCTGGTTGGTTTTCTAAAAACCTTCAAGGGTTTGCGGGAAGTACTTTCACTTCGGTCATCGCCATAGGTATCATGTATTTCTTTCTTTATTTTATGTTGACGAACCGCAAGGAAATGCGCGAGTCCCTTTTTGAATATATTCCTATTAGCACAGACAACCTTAAAACTATAGGTAGTAAAATTAGAAGAATGGTGCGTGCTAATGCTCTTGGTATTCCTTTGGTTGCCATAGCCCAAGGTATTGTGGCATTAATAGGCTTCCTAATTTTCGGAATTGAAAATCCATTTTTTTGGTCGGTTATCGTTGCTATTGGCTCCATGATTCCGTTTGTGGGCAATATGTTGGGTACGCTGCCCGTATTCGTTCTAACGCTATCTGCAGGAGACACTTTTCAAGCATGGGGTATACTACTTTATGGTATTGTTGTGGTAGGTTCCACAGATAATATTATTCGCCTTTATATACTTAAAAAATTAGATGATGTACACCCATTAATTACAATGATCGGTGTTCTTATAGGAATTCCCCTTTTCGGCTTTATAGGTCTTATTTTCGGCCCATTGTTCGTGAGCTTATTTCTGATAATCGTTCAGATTTATAAAGACGAATATGGTAAAGAAAGTAGTCATTCTATATAG
- a CDS encoding NADPH-dependent F420 reductase, whose translation MKIGIIGSGNIGGSLGTHWAKAEHEVLFSSRHPEELDSLVNGAGNNAKAVHVEEAFEANADVYLLAMPFKSIDNLAKKYSSQYSNKLIIDATNPYPERDGEVAQKVRDANYTASEYTAMKFSTAKTAKAFNSIKAEHLRDRAFRNSEKLTIPYAAQDIESRYITKKLIEDMGFDTLFIGNLTDTQIMDPDQAIYGKSLPHDELKQAVDSARMY comes from the coding sequence ATGAAAATAGGAATAATAGGAAGTGGAAATATTGGTGGAAGTTTAGGTACGCATTGGGCAAAAGCAGAACATGAAGTACTGTTTAGTTCGCGTCACCCAGAGGAACTGGATAGTTTAGTAAACGGTGCGGGGAACAATGCGAAAGCGGTACATGTAGAAGAGGCATTTGAAGCTAATGCAGATGTTTATTTATTAGCTATGCCTTTCAAATCAATTGATAACCTAGCTAAAAAGTATTCGTCACAATACAGTAACAAGCTTATAATTGATGCCACCAACCCCTATCCCGAAAGAGATGGTGAGGTAGCTCAAAAAGTGAGAGATGCCAATTACACGGCTTCCGAATATACTGCTATGAAGTTTAGTACGGCAAAGACCGCCAAAGCCTTTAACTCCATTAAAGCGGAACACTTGCGTGACAGGGCGTTTAGGAACTCTGAAAAGTTGACTATACCCTATGCAGCACAGGATATCGAAAGCCGATATATCACAAAAAAACTAATTGAAGATATGGGTTTTGACACCCTCTTTATTGGTAACCTTACGGACACGCAAATCATGGACCCTGACCAAGCTATATATGGCAAGTCCTTACCTCATGACGAGTTAAAACAAGCAGTTGATTCGGCACGAATGTACTAA
- a CDS encoding SLC13 family permease, translated as MTWEITLMFCVLLVTVVLFVFEIFPVDKIAFLIIVSLTLLGLVTPQEAISGFSNNATIAVLALMILAIALEENGVINWLTSSMGKIKGLPIYVMAPIFMFVTAGISAFISTTAVVIVFIKIVNQLSEKYNVSQSKLLLPISFAGILGGSCTLMGTSTNLIVNSVATDLGADKLGFFEFSLLGLIFLGISIVYLTLTLRWLPWGKGKNLDDDYHLNNYVTNVHINADSQLVGKTIQESFLFENPDVSLLKLTRKNRVHNSPGKYITFKADDELLLLCDLENLSRINESENLSLNQEQYYAPIQDTELNDETNTNEDELDQRVFAELLMLPGAQFLGKTLGQLRSLMMQDMVPIAIKKRKTLTKLNERLVRSSMNKLVLKVGDRLLLETSKGKLERLGKIENVLLLQEFEKGNANSKSKRNFSLIILLLVIGLAATGILSIVVSALTGVCILLVTKNLDLTTVYKKVNWQIFFLLAGMIPLGVAMHNSGADAYISEKLLVFLFDQPGYVVIGTLFFSTMILSAVISNNATAIIMTPISIAVAQGMQLDFKPFILAVMFAANFSFFTPVGYQTNTLIYSLGNYRFSHFLGLGGLLSLILAVVATFLLTNML; from the coding sequence ATGACTTGGGAAATAACATTAATGTTTTGTGTACTGTTGGTAACGGTAGTATTATTTGTATTTGAAATTTTTCCCGTAGACAAAATTGCTTTTCTAATTATTGTTTCCTTAACCCTGCTAGGGTTGGTGACTCCGCAAGAAGCCATAAGCGGCTTTTCTAATAACGCCACTATTGCCGTGCTTGCTTTAATGATTTTGGCCATTGCCCTAGAAGAGAACGGTGTTATTAACTGGCTAACTTCTAGCATGGGTAAAATTAAGGGCTTACCCATTTACGTTATGGCGCCCATATTTATGTTTGTTACCGCAGGCATTTCAGCATTTATAAGTACTACGGCAGTTGTAATTGTTTTCATTAAAATTGTAAATCAGCTTTCAGAGAAATACAATGTGTCACAAAGCAAACTGTTACTTCCCATATCTTTTGCAGGCATTTTGGGTGGCTCTTGTACTCTTATGGGTACCTCAACCAACCTCATTGTTAACTCAGTAGCAACAGATTTGGGCGCGGATAAATTAGGCTTTTTTGAATTCTCTTTACTAGGGTTGATTTTCCTTGGAATTTCAATCGTATACCTCACACTTACCCTACGCTGGTTACCCTGGGGAAAAGGCAAAAATCTTGATGATGATTATCATCTGAACAATTACGTAACCAATGTTCATATAAATGCAGATTCGCAATTGGTGGGAAAAACGATTCAAGAAAGTTTTCTTTTTGAAAATCCTGATGTTTCTCTTTTGAAATTGACCCGTAAAAATAGAGTTCATAATTCGCCTGGAAAATACATCACTTTTAAAGCGGATGATGAATTATTACTACTATGCGACTTGGAAAATTTGTCGCGCATTAACGAATCAGAAAATTTAAGTCTGAACCAAGAGCAATATTACGCTCCAATACAAGACACAGAACTAAACGATGAAACAAATACTAATGAGGATGAATTGGACCAACGGGTTTTTGCAGAATTATTAATGCTTCCTGGCGCCCAATTCCTAGGAAAAACACTAGGACAGCTTAGAAGCTTAATGATGCAAGACATGGTGCCCATTGCCATTAAAAAAAGGAAAACCTTGACCAAGCTTAACGAAAGGTTGGTACGTAGCAGTATGAACAAATTAGTTCTAAAAGTAGGTGATCGGTTGCTTTTAGAAACATCTAAAGGAAAACTGGAACGGTTAGGTAAAATAGAGAATGTACTATTGCTTCAGGAGTTCGAAAAAGGAAACGCCAACTCTAAAAGTAAACGTAATTTCTCTCTGATCATATTGCTTTTGGTGATTGGTCTTGCCGCTACTGGTATACTATCTATAGTGGTGAGTGCCCTTACTGGTGTTTGTATTTTATTAGTGACCAAAAACCTTGACCTTACCACGGTCTACAAGAAAGTAAATTGGCAGATTTTTTTCTTATTGGCAGGTATGATACCCCTAGGTGTTGCAATGCACAACAGTGGTGCGGATGCCTATATTTCGGAAAAACTTTTAGTCTTCCTTTTTGACCAACCAGGGTATGTGGTTATTGGAACCTTATTTTTTTCGACTATGATTTTAAGTGCGGTAATCAGTAATAATGCAACAGCAATTATAATGACACCCATTTCAATAGCAGTAGCGCAGGGCATGCAATTAGATTTCAAACCTTTTATTCTGGCTGTAATGTTTGCTGCCAATTTCAGCTTTTTCACACCCGTTGGTTATCAGACCAACACCCTAATATATAGTTTGGGCAACTACAGGTTTAGTCATTTTTTAGGACTAGGAGGCCTATTAAGCCTCATTCTAGCCGTAGTAGCTACATTTTTATTAACCAATATGTTATAA
- a CDS encoding SOS response-associated peptidase family protein, with product MFNKLSIRAERKQIEEAYGALFQFPDIYRPKTIINGLEESMVPIITSSQQKTITTSIWGMLPKKFQGDWAVFQKHVNTLTIPAASLESKPWYAQTRETERCLMIVTGFYTTFIADGELLFFHMTKESGEPFCLAGISNELEDGFLTSSIITVKANTTFEEVNNSSNQMPIIVPEHQQKTWLNQTISLDEIATEKAIFTLTAEPISEDFFYDLNSDSEDNLSTLDREDFLPITLHDLLYSNRIDLSI from the coding sequence ATGTTCAACAAATTATCCATTAGGGCAGAAAGAAAGCAGATTGAAGAAGCATATGGCGCCCTTTTTCAATTTCCTGACATATATAGACCCAAAACAATCATCAACGGGCTTGAAGAAAGTATGGTTCCCATTATTACCTCTAGCCAACAGAAAACCATTACCACTTCTATTTGGGGTATGTTACCTAAGAAATTTCAAGGAGACTGGGCCGTATTTCAAAAACATGTAAATACATTAACCATTCCCGCAGCTTCTCTAGAGTCAAAACCATGGTACGCCCAGACTCGAGAAACAGAAAGGTGCTTAATGATAGTTACTGGGTTTTATACCACTTTTATTGCAGACGGAGAACTTCTCTTTTTTCATATGACTAAAGAATCTGGCGAGCCCTTTTGTCTTGCTGGTATCAGCAATGAGCTAGAAGATGGTTTTTTAACTAGCTCAATAATTACAGTAAAAGCAAATACGACTTTTGAAGAGGTGAACAATAGCAGTAATCAGATGCCTATTATAGTACCCGAGCACCAACAAAAAACTTGGTTAAACCAGACTATTTCTCTGGACGAAATAGCAACAGAAAAGGCTATTTTCACTTTAACAGCTGAACCCATTTCGGAAGATTTCTTCTACGATTTAAATTCTGATTCAGAAGACAACCTATCTACTTTAGACAGAGAAGATTTTCTGCCAATAACCTTGCATGACTTGTTATATAGTAACCGTATAGATTTGAGTATTTAA
- a CDS encoding AI-2E family transporter — MKSAEIANGILKAIAVVCGFILLMFLIYELQSIVAYILISGIVALIGRPIVSIIKRHLRIPNIVAVILTMLILTALFASIIALIIPLLTEQGKNLYLFDFGIIQNEFDKLYVMVSEYFGTTKKVVEDLVQDATLDKDGVQTLGKDLVPSFLKSILQVLDNIGIGLFSVLFISFFFLKDSNIIQRSILTIIPDAHRMRTMRSLAKIKNLLSRYFVGLLLQLFVLFSLYSITLILVGLENAVLIAFMCALFNVIPYLGPMIGAIIMIMFTITSNPGLDFNSIILPKIGYVLLGVTVGQLIDNFFSQPIIFSNSVKSHPLEIFLVILGAGLLFGIVGMMVAVPGYTVLKVILKQLVSKNKIVTALTKGL; from the coding sequence ATGAAATCAGCAGAAATAGCCAATGGAATTTTAAAAGCAATAGCCGTAGTATGCGGATTTATATTGCTCATGTTCCTAATTTATGAATTACAAAGTATTGTAGCCTACATACTCATATCAGGCATTGTAGCATTAATTGGCAGACCTATTGTTTCAATCATTAAAAGGCACCTAAGAATACCCAATATTGTAGCTGTAATTCTTACAATGCTCATTCTAACCGCACTCTTTGCGAGTATTATTGCCTTGATTATACCACTTCTAACAGAACAAGGTAAAAATCTTTATCTCTTTGATTTTGGTATTATTCAAAATGAGTTTGACAAGCTTTATGTAATGGTCAGTGAATATTTTGGTACTACAAAAAAGGTGGTAGAAGATTTGGTCCAAGATGCAACTTTAGACAAAGATGGCGTACAGACCTTAGGCAAAGATTTGGTACCTTCTTTTCTCAAATCTATATTGCAGGTTTTGGATAACATTGGCATTGGCTTGTTCTCCGTTTTGTTCATTTCCTTTTTCTTTCTCAAAGACAGTAACATCATACAGCGGTCAATCCTCACAATAATACCAGATGCCCATAGAATGAGAACTATGCGTTCTTTAGCGAAAATCAAGAATCTATTATCACGTTATTTTGTGGGGCTCTTACTGCAGCTATTTGTTCTATTTTCATTGTATTCCATAACATTGATTTTAGTAGGCTTGGAGAATGCAGTACTCATCGCATTTATGTGCGCCTTATTTAATGTTATTCCTTATTTAGGCCCTATGATAGGTGCTATAATTATGATAATGTTTACCATAACCAGTAACCCTGGATTAGATTTTAACAGCATAATATTACCTAAAATAGGTTACGTATTGCTTGGCGTAACAGTTGGGCAACTCATAGATAATTTCTTCTCACAGCCTATTATATTCAGTAACAGTGTAAAATCTCATCCGCTAGAAATATTTTTGGTGATTTTAGGTGCGGGCTTACTTTTTGGAATTGTAGGTATGATGGTAGCAGTACCCGGCTATACGGTACTAAAGGTTATTCTAAAACAATTAGTATCTAAAAATAAAATAGTTACAGCCCTAACTAAAGGGCTGTAA
- a CDS encoding helix-turn-helix domain-containing protein, protein MILFVKYDFNQACKTLLKEHLDALGILYTLGGLGEVEIKGNLTEEKRSLLSNSLKKYGIQILDDQKTTLVERIKNAIDELLKNEELKSVKVSTYLADTLCYSYAHLSSLFSESTYTSIENYIILRKVDLAKELMCNTDHTLTEIAFQLNYSSVAHLSGQFKKTTGLTPSAFLRIMKKKMNPSNNPQP, encoded by the coding sequence ATGATTCTTTTTGTAAAATATGATTTTAACCAGGCCTGCAAGACCCTTTTAAAAGAACATCTTGATGCTTTGGGTATATTATATACATTAGGTGGTCTTGGTGAAGTTGAAATAAAAGGAAATCTCACAGAAGAAAAACGAAGTTTGCTTTCTAATTCCCTTAAAAAATATGGAATTCAAATTCTAGATGATCAGAAAACAACTTTAGTAGAGCGCATAAAAAATGCCATAGACGAATTGTTAAAAAACGAGGAATTGAAGTCCGTTAAAGTTTCAACTTATTTAGCGGATACATTATGTTACTCCTATGCGCATCTTTCATCCTTATTTTCTGAAAGCACATATACTTCTATTGAAAATTATATTATCTTACGTAAGGTTGATTTAGCAAAAGAATTAATGTGTAATACAGATCACACGCTTACAGAAATTGCATTTCAACTAAACTATAGTAGTGTGGCCCATTTATCCGGCCAATTTAAGAAGACCACCGGACTTACCCCAAGTGCCTTTTTAAGAATCATGAAAAAGAAAATGAACCCGAGTAACAATCCCCAACCCTAA
- the hpf gene encoding ribosome hibernation-promoting factor, HPF/YfiA family: MQIIYEYHDVSASERLEGFAKEKLENLANKFDFVHRADVFFKKENRSDDQEMFCDIRLSMPGPRIFASSNSETFEAAMSETIRDLQDQLRKVKEKMSAH, from the coding sequence ATGCAAATTATATATGAATACCACGATGTATCCGCAAGCGAAAGACTAGAAGGATTCGCAAAGGAAAAGTTAGAAAATCTAGCTAACAAATTTGATTTTGTGCACCGTGCTGACGTATTCTTTAAAAAAGAAAATAGAAGTGATGACCAAGAGATGTTCTGCGACATACGTTTAAGCATGCCCGGACCCCGAATTTTTGCCTCATCAAACTCAGAAACTTTTGAAGCGGCCATGAGCGAAACTATTCGTGATTTACAAGATCAGCTTAGAAAAGTAAAAGAAAAGATGTCGGCTCACTAA
- a CDS encoding ferritin-like domain-containing protein, translating into MSTYTEEVQTKLNNILEKTYDAEKGFKKAADHARSTDLKTFFRNKGEERYNFGHELKTEMVRFGQEIDKGGSATGAMHRSWMDVKAWFSGDNDESMLEEAITGEKAAIDEYKEVLNDTSLPTSTATLLTQQMNKISTDLANIKSLESVL; encoded by the coding sequence ATGAGTACATATACTGAAGAAGTACAGACAAAATTAAACAACATATTAGAGAAAACGTATGATGCGGAAAAAGGCTTTAAAAAAGCTGCTGATCATGCTAGAAGTACCGATTTAAAAACATTCTTTAGGAATAAAGGAGAAGAGCGTTACAATTTTGGTCACGAATTGAAAACCGAAATGGTACGTTTTGGACAAGAGATTGATAAAGGTGGTAGTGCCACAGGAGCTATGCACCGTAGCTGGATGGATGTAAAAGCATGGTTTAGCGGAGATAATGATGAATCTATGCTAGAAGAAGCCATTACCGGAGAAAAAGCGGCTATAGATGAGTACAAAGAAGTATTAAATGATACCTCGCTACCTACCTCTACCGCTACGCTACTCACCCAGCAAATGAATAAAATAAGTACTGATCTAGCCAACATTAAAAGTTTGGAAAGCGTACTATAA
- a CDS encoding DNA topoisomerase IB yields MTTETLLSQLLKTPELAIENLDLVYVDNKKMPISRLKKGKDFIYLHKQKPVTNKKELERITNLVIPPAWQDVKITHLTNGHLQAVGKDLKSRKQYRYHPTWVKIRNQTKFYKMALFGKKLPIIRKQADKDLALRTWSKTKVVAIIVKLMDETHIRIGNEQYAKRNKSYGLSTMRKKHVEIFKNNIKFEFVGKKGKKHSVTVRNKKLTRLISRCEDIPGWELFQYYDDDGDKQSVDSSMVNEYLHDISGAFFTAKDFRTWAASVVFFDTLFDLPATQTEKEINKNLLIGFDAAAKALGNTRNVCRKYYVHPVLVTSYEDGSLKKWFDKTNKTDSKSAYFSTSEKVMLELFEQYTPKF; encoded by the coding sequence ATGACCACTGAGACCTTATTAAGTCAATTATTGAAAACTCCAGAATTGGCGATTGAAAATCTCGATTTGGTGTATGTTGACAATAAAAAAATGCCCATTTCCAGGCTTAAAAAAGGGAAAGACTTTATATACCTACACAAACAAAAACCGGTAACGAACAAAAAAGAGCTAGAGCGCATTACCAATCTGGTCATACCGCCAGCATGGCAAGATGTAAAAATTACACATTTAACCAATGGGCACCTTCAAGCCGTAGGTAAAGATTTAAAAAGTAGAAAGCAATACCGTTATCATCCCACTTGGGTTAAAATCAGAAACCAGACCAAGTTTTATAAAATGGCTTTGTTCGGCAAAAAACTACCTATTATTAGAAAACAAGCAGATAAAGACTTGGCATTACGTACTTGGTCAAAAACCAAGGTTGTAGCGATAATTGTAAAACTTATGGATGAAACCCATATTCGTATTGGTAATGAACAATACGCCAAACGCAATAAATCATATGGACTTTCTACTATGCGCAAAAAGCATGTTGAAATTTTTAAGAACAATATTAAGTTTGAATTTGTTGGCAAAAAAGGCAAAAAACATTCGGTTACCGTGCGGAACAAGAAACTAACGCGACTTATAAGTCGTTGTGAAGACATACCTGGATGGGAGCTTTTTCAATATTATGATGACGATGGAGATAAGCAATCTGTAGACAGTTCTATGGTAAACGAATATCTACATGATATAAGTGGAGCGTTTTTTACCGCTAAGGATTTTAGAACCTGGGCAGCTTCCGTGGTGTTTTTTGATACTTTATTTGACCTTCCCGCCACCCAAACCGAAAAAGAAATTAATAAAAACCTGCTCATTGGTTTTGATGCTGCCGCCAAAGCACTGGGCAATACCAGAAATGTTTGTCGTAAATATTATGTTCATCCCGTCTTAGTTACTTCCTATGAGGATGGTTCTTTAAAAAAATGGTTTGACAAGACCAATAAAACCGATTCTAAATCGGCTTATTTTTCTACTTCCGAAAAGGTTATGCTGGAACTTTTTGAGCAGTACACCCCTAAATTTTAA
- a CDS encoding DUF1328 domain-containing protein translates to MLRWTVTFVILAIIAAVFGFGGIAAGAASIAKVLFFIFLILFVISLFTGRKSV, encoded by the coding sequence ATGTTACGTTGGACAGTTACTTTTGTAATATTGGCAATCATAGCCGCAGTATTTGGATTTGGTGGAATCGCAGCTGGTGCTGCTAGTATAGCCAAAGTCCTATTCTTTATTTTTCTTATTCTTTTTGTTATTTCATTATTCACCGGACGGAAATCCGTATAA
- a CDS encoding response regulator: MNPKLLNIVLADDDEDDRMLFSEAIDEISIKTNLSLFNHGQELMDYLTLPNTVLPNLIFLDLNMPIKNGMQCLKEIRQNPNLKDLCIAIYSTSSSEKDVEETFLNGANIYLNKPNNFVKLQSSVERILQLNWQYHTSNLNKDTFLFRI, encoded by the coding sequence ATGAACCCCAAACTGTTGAACATAGTCTTGGCAGATGATGATGAAGATGACAGAATGCTCTTCAGCGAGGCCATTGATGAAATTAGTATTAAAACTAATTTATCCCTTTTTAATCACGGTCAGGAATTGATGGATTATCTAACCTTGCCTAATACTGTTTTGCCAAATCTTATCTTTCTAGATTTAAACATGCCCATAAAAAATGGTATGCAATGTTTAAAAGAGATACGGCAAAACCCAAACCTAAAAGACCTTTGCATAGCCATATATTCTACCTCTTCTTCTGAAAAAGATGTAGAAGAAACTTTTCTAAATGGAGCAAACATTTATCTAAATAAGCCCAATAACTTTGTTAAATTGCAATCTTCGGTTGAACGTATATTGCAATTAAATTGGCAATATCACACGTCTAACCTTAACAAAGACACCTTTCTATTTCGCATATAG